CGGCGACGCCCTCGCCCTCGTGGATGAGACCGAGCAGAATGTGCTCGGTTCCGATGTAGTTGTGGTTCAGCATCTTGGCCTCTTCTTGGGCCAGGACGACGACGCGACGAGCGCGGTCGGTGAATCTCTCGAACATCTTCACTCCTTTCGACACCTCGGGCTTAAGTGGTGTCGATACAGACAGCGTAACGAGCATTTGCCCCTCTCTACCCCCCTGTTCGCCCACGGCGTGACAGTTGGCGAGGCCTCGCGGCCAACGGGCGCACCGCATTCTGCGCGCAGTTGACAGAGATAACGACAATCGATATGTTAACGATTATCGGTAATAACGATCTTCGATAAGGACAGATGATGACGGATGCTGGCACGCAGCCCACCGCGACCACACAGCGCTCGCGAACCGAGCGTCTCGAGCGCTACCTTCTGCAGGTGATCGCCACCGGCGCCGTGATGTTCAGCATCATCGGTGCCTGGGCTGCCATCACCCGAGCGATCTACATTCTCACGTCGCCCACCGTGCGTGTTGATGGTATGACGTCAGCGGCAGACCGTGCCGATCTCGTCGCCGAGTTCGGCTCGGTGTCTGACGCTGCATCCGTCACCGCTAACGTCACGGTCTCCGGGCTTCCGACCGGTGCCCGCTGGTGGCTCGTCGCAGCAGACGCCTTGCCTGTGCTCACGGGCTTTGGAGTGGCTGCCGTGATCATCGTGTTCATCGTCAGCGTGCTGAAGGGGCGCCCGTTCGGCACGATGACCCTGTGGGGCCTCGTCGCCTACGCCGCGCTCGCCCTCATCGGCGATTGGGGGCACGGTGTGCTCACGGCGATCGCGCACAGCGAAGTCGCCTCGTATCTGGGTGGCTCGGCAGCATCCGGTGTTTCGACTGACGATGTTTTCTTTCTGTCGCTCGACATCTCGATGACGCCGCTGGTGTGGGCTATCGCCCTCGCGGTCATCGCCGCGGCGTTCGAGATCGGCCGCCGCATGCAACGTGACACGGAAGGGCTCGTCTGATGGCGCCGCGCGAACCAGACGATGAGCCGAGCGGCATCCACTGTCGACTCGACGAGCTGCTCGCCGAACGCGGCATGACCCTCACTCAGCTGAGCGAGGGCGTGGGCGTGAGCATCGTGAACCTCTCTGTGCTGAAGAACGATCGCGCCAAGGCGATCCGGTTCTCGACACTCGTCGCCATCTGCGATGCCCTGCAGTGCTCCCCCGGCGACATTCTTGTGCGCGCCTGAGCGGCTCACGCCGCGCGCGACCTGGCTTTGTGCATCCCGACGGACAATGTGCATGGGCACACCTCTGCACTATGTCCGTAAGTCTGCACAATGCGCCCGCGTGGGCGCAGCGCGGCTCAGCCGAGCTGGTGAATGCCGAACGCCGAAAAGAATCCCACGACGGCGACAAGGCCGGTGAACGACTTCGCATCATCGAAGGCTTCAGGGATCATCGTGTCGCAGATCATCGCCAGAATCGCGCCAGCCGCCACAGCGCTCACAGACGCCGTCAGTTCGACGGGCGCACCCTGCAGCAGAGCAAAACCACCGAACGCCGAGAGTGCGCACGCCACTGTCGTGATGCCCCACAGACCAAAGACGTACACGGCAGAACGGCGCTCGAGTTTGAGGTCGGCAGTCGCCGAGAGCCCCTCGGGAAAGTTGGAGATCACGATGGCGGCAAGAATCGGGATGCTGAGCTGGCCGCCGCCCACGAGGCTGAGGCCGAGCACTGCAGTCTCGGGGATGCCGTCGAGCAGCGCACCGACGACGATTCCCGTTCCGCTTCCTTTCGAGTCGGCTGTGCCTTTGCGATTGCGCGCGCCTCGAGCATCCAGAAGCAGGTTAATTCCGACGTAGACGACCGCCCCGGCGAGAAATCCGAACATCGTCGGCCAGAAGCCGCCCGAGGCCGCAGCTTCGGCGATCAGGTCGAACGAGAGGGCAGAGATGAGCACGCCGGAGCCGAACGCCATCACCGTAGCGACGACGCGCTTCGGCACCCGCACGAACCAGGCGACAGCCGCCCCAATGACGAGAGCAAGCCCCGAGACGAACCCCGAGAACAGCGCCAGTGCCCAATCCATACCTCAACACTAGCGAGCGCAGCTCGTCGCGACGGTGTTGGCTACTGAAGCGCAGAGCTGAGGCGCGCGAGGTTGTCGAGCACCGTTGAGCGCAAGGGCTGCTTCATCCATTCGTCAAGCGTCAGTTCACGACTTCTGCGGCGATAGTGATCCTCGATCGCCCGCATGTCTTTCACGAACGTCTCCCCGCGCACCAGGAGCGAGATCTCGAGGTTGAGTCCGAACGAGCGCATATCCATGTTGCTCGAGCCGAGCACCGCCACCTCATCATCGATCGTGAAGTGCTTGGCGTGCAGAATGTACGGCTTGGGGTAGAGGAAGATGCGCACTCCGGCACGTAGGAGAGCCTCGTAATAGGAGCGTTGTGCATGGTAGACCAACGCCTGATCGCCGATCTCCGACACAAACAGGTCGACGGGGACTCCCCGCTGCACCGCTGTCGTCACGGCGAACAGCAGGGACTCGTCCGGCACAAAATAGGGGCTCGTGATCACGATGCGCTTCTGCGCAGCCCAGAGAAGTCCGAGGAACAGTCGTAGGTTGTTCTCGCCTTCGAATCCCGGCCCCGAGGGCACGACCTGGCACGCGAGCCCACCCGGACGCTCGTCTTGCGTGACGTCGCCTTCCCCGCGAGGATCGTTGCCGTCAGTAAGCAGATCATCTGTCTCGCTGTACCAGTCGGTGAGGAAAATCGCGTTGATCGCTCCAACGACCGGGCCGCGAACCCGCGCCTGCAGCTCCTGCCACTTGAGGCCGCGCTCGATGTTCTTGCGCTTGTTGTAGCTGCGGTCGATGATGTTCTGCGAGCCGATCCACCCGATGCTGCCGTCAACGACGAGGAGCTTGCGGTGGTTGCGCAGGTCGGGCCGCTGCCATTTCCATTTCAGGGGGTCGAGCGGCAGCATCCGGTGCCAGTCGGCGCCCATCTCGGTCAGTCGGCGCGTCATCGCGTGATACCCGGGTGTGCGAAACGACGCCACGTGGTCGAAGAGCACGCGCACGGGAACTCCTCGTTTCACAGCGCGCTCAAGTGCGTCGAAGAACGGGCGTGTCGTGTCGTCTTGGCACAGAATATAGAACTCGACGTGCACCCACGATGTCGCGGCCTCAATATCGTCGATCATGCTCTGGAGGCTCGACGCGTAGCCGTGATCAAGCTCGGCACTGTTTCCACCGAGCATCGGGAAGCCGCCGAGGTTCTGGTTGAGGTATGCGAGCGACGGCAGCCAGTCAGGCTGCGCTGCAAGGCTCTCATCGTGCGGCAGCTCGGCCACGACCGTTGCGATATACGAGTTGATGTCGTCTTGACGTTTGCGCCTCTGCCGCGGCAGCTTCGGGTTGCCAATAAGGAGAAACAGCAGGATGCCGAGGAACGGGATGAAGAAGATGGCGAGAAGCCAGGCCATACCTGCCGTAGGCAGACGGTTGCGTGGAACGTAGATGACGGCGAACACACGCACCGCGAGGTCGATCGTAAAGAGCACGATCGCCCACAGCCCAATGCTGATGCCGAAGATCTCGAAGATCGGCTCGTCGATCATTCGATCTGCTCGCTGGTCCGCGGCGCGCTGACGTGCTCACCCATGAGGCCGATGCTATCGGCCTCTGCTTGATCAGGAGCCGCGGCGTGCCGTCACCGGCGAGTGATCAGTGGTTGGAGGATGTGGGAGGAAGACCGCGGCGGATGCGCTCCTCCGACTCGATGTCGGCGTAGACACGACGTTCGTTGCGGTCGGCGCGAAAGATCGAACGCAGAACGAAGTAGAACAGCGCGAACAGCAGGAGCGTCGGGGTAATCGACCATGCCGCGTTCAGCCAGAAGTCCTCAATCATGATTTCTCAATCATACCCCGAGTCTCCTCGTGATTGACTCTCGTTGGTCAACCTCCGGTGACGATTCCCCAGACACCGGTACCAATCAGGTAGATGCCGACTCCCGCGCCGACGATCCACAGAACAACACGGTTTCTCGACGGCTCGTTCTGGCGCTTGGGGTCGAGCTCGTCTTTCGGCAGGTAGTCGTTCATGGTGCCTACTTCACAAGCGGAAACAGAATAGTTTCACGGATGCCGAGGCCCGTGAGCGCCATAAGCAAACGGTCGATACCCATGCCCATGCCCCCCGACGGCGGCATGCCGAACTCGAGCGCCCGCAAAAACTCCTCGTCGAGTTGCATCGCCTCGAGGTCTCCCCCCGCGGCGAGCTTCGCCTGCTCGACGAAACGCTCACGCTGAATGACAGGGTCGACGAGCTCGGAGTAGCCGGTTGCCAGCTCGAAGCCGCGTACATAGAGGTCCCACTTCTCCACGACGCCGGGGATGCTGCGGTGGTGCCGAACAAGAGGGCTCGTGTCGACGGGGAAGTCCATGACGAACGTGGGCCGTTCGAGACCGCCCTTGACGAAGTGCTCCCACAGTTCCTCGACGTACTTGCCGTGGATGGGGTGCGGAACCTCGAGCCCAGAGGCATCCGCGAGCTGCTTAAGCTCCGCGAGCGGGGTCTCGGGAGTAATGGTGCGGCCTGCGGCATCCGACAAGCTCTCGAACATCGATATGCGGTCCCAGTCACCACCGAGGTCGTACTCGACTCCGTCTGCCCAGGTCACCACGTGCGACCCGGCAACGTCCATCGCGGAGTTCTGAATGAGCTTCTGCGTGAGGTCTGCAATCGAGTTGTAATCGCCGTACGCCTGGTAGGCCTCGAGCATCGCGAACTCGGGGCTATGTGTGGAATCGGCGCCCTCGTTGCGGAAGTTGCGGTTGATCTCGAAGACGTGGTCGATGCCGCCGACGACTGCGCGCTTGAGGTACAGCTCTGGAGCGATGCGAAGAAACAGCTCTGTGTCGAAAGCGTTTGAGTGGGTGACGAACGGGCGCGCCGACGCGCCGCCGTGCATCACCTGCAGCATAGGCGTCTCGATCTCGATGAAGCCGTCGTCGTCGAATGTGCGGCGAAGGCTCGCAACAGCCTGTGCGCGCATCACGACGTTCTTCCTCGCCTGCTCGCGGACGATGAGGTCGAGGTAGCGGCTGCGCACGCGCGTCTCTTCGTTCAGCTCGTTGTGCAGGTTGGGCAGCGGAAGCACGGCCTTCGACGCGATCTGCCACGACTCGACCATGATCGACAGTTCACCGCGGCGGCTCGAGATGACCTCGCCCGACACGAAAACGTGGTCTCCGAGATCGACGAGGACCTTCCACTCGGCCAGGCTCTCTTCCCCCACCGACGCAAGGCTCACCATGGCCTGAAGTCGCGTGCCATCGCCGGACTGGAGGCTGGCGAAGCAGAGCTTGCCTGTGTTGCGCACGTGCACGATGCGCCCGGCGACGCCGACAGTCACGCCCGTGGCCGTGTCGGTCTCGATGTCGCCCCAGTTCGCCCGCACGTCGGGGATCGTGTGCGTCACGGGGACGCTGACCGGGTACGCTCCCTTGCCGGGATCGCTCGCCTCGGCGATCAGTCGCTCGCGCTTCTCCAACCGCACCTGCTTTTGCTGGGAGATCTCGTCGGCGGTGGGCTCGTCGGGCGTCTCGACAGTGCGGTGCTCGGTCATGCATCAACCTTTACGGATCGGAGGTGGGCTGCGGCGGTCGGGCCGAGTCAAGTTTACCCGGCGGATGCTGGGCTGGAGCAGTCCGCACTCAGCGCTCGGCCGACAGGGCGTCTTCGACGGCGCTGCGCACGAGAGACGAGAGGTATGCACCCGGGTGCTCAACGCCGATTCCCTGCAGAATTCCGGATGCCTGCTCGACGATCGAGCGCGAGAACACACGCGCTGTCTCGATCGCCTCGGCATACGCTGCTCTGTCATCTTCGGCGATGACAACGGGCTCCCCACCCATTTCGACGACGAGCGCCTGGCCGATCGGCAACACGGGGGAGGGTCCCGTGACGGCGAAGAACGTCTCGGCAAGTCGGGTCAGGTCGAGGGACGTTCCCGTGAACGACATCGCGGGATGAATGGCCAGGGGGATGCTTCCCGCACGCTGCGCTGGCTCGAGAACTCCCACTCCGCTGTCCGGTGCCGTGTGCACGACGATCTGCCCTGGGCGCCACGTCCCCGTTGCGGCAAGACCCGACACGAGTGCGGGCAGCTCAGCATCCGGAATGGCGATCAGAACGAGTTCGCTGCGCTCGACGATCTCGGGAATCTCGAGAACTGGCACACCGGGAAGCATCGTCTCGGCGCGGTCACGGCTCGCCTCCGATACCGCCGAGATTCCCACGAGCGCGTGACCGGCGCCGGCAAGCGCCGAGGCGAGCACAGGACCGACGTGCCCCGCGCCGATCACACCCACGCCGAGGCGTCCCGCGCGCTGATCGCTCATTCGGGAACTGCAGCCCAACGCTGCGTGGTGTCAGAGTTCGCCGCGTTCGTTGCCGCCTCATTCACGTTCGAGAAGAAGCCGAGCGCACTGTCGCGTGATAACTGCCCCACCGACGCGGTGACGGGGCCCGCCACCGTGTGTGCCTGACCAGAAGCGAGCCCGCGACGGCGCTGCCACGGCCCCTGAGTGATCTTCACCGATTGAATGCGCGCGAGGGGAACGATCACGAGGCGGCGATGGGCGAATCCCTGCCGGGTGATGAGCACGTCGCCCAGCAGCGCATACCCCACGCGACGCCAGGTGAGTGGGTTGAAAATCCATGAGGCGCGGGGTGCAGTGATGTAGTCGTCGTCGGGGCCTGAGCCGAGAAGACCGCGCTGCACGAGGTCACTCGATTCTTCGGGCGAGATGCCCGGAAGCACGAGCGCAAGTACCCGCTCGACGTCGTCGATCGTGCCAACCGGCATGAGCGTCGCCCGCTGCTGCGCCTGATTCTGGTTGGAGCCCGGGGTGTCTTGCACCGCCGTGTTGATGCGGATCTCCCACCAGCCGAACGGGCGCCACAGCAGCGGCTGCCGCACTTCGATGCCGTGCAGGCGACCGGGGGGAATCGTCTCGTTTGACGTTGAGAGCAGTCCGAATCCCACTCGGATGCCGTGCTGCGTTGCGGCGATCGAGTAGCGAAAGGACTTAGTGATGCGCGACCAGTAGTACGTGAAAAAACCGATGATCGCGGGCACAACGCTGAAGAGCACCCACGGCGTGCCGTAGATCGATGCGAAAACGAGCCCGATGATGAGCAGGATGAGAAAGACCGTCGTGTCACTGATCACAACGGAGCCGACGATGCGCATCGGTGGAATGCGCACCACTGATTCAGGCTCGGCCAGATCTGGATCGAGCTCTGGCGCGAGAAACTCGTTCACGCGATCCGTGACGAAGCCCTCTGCGCTCTGTTGCGTTGCGGCAGGGGCTGCCACCTCGCCCTTCGCTCCCGATGCGAGGCGCAGAACATCACGGCGCAGGCCGTCGGTGCGTGCGGAACCGAGGTAGGCAAGTTCAACGCTAGCGCCCTGACCGGCGACAGATATCTGCAGTTTTGCGGCGCCGACGAGCCGGGGAATGAACGCGCGAGTGATGTTGATTCCCTGAATGCGATCGAGTGCAGCCCTGCGGTGGCGGCGAAACAGGATTCCGCTGCGCACTTCGACGGCCTCGTGAGTGACTCGGAACGTGTGCATGCGCCATGAGAAGTAGAACCCGAGAATGAGCACGACGAGCAGCACAGCGAGCGCGACCAGAGCCCAGCCCACGAGGTTCTCACGATAGATCCAGTCGAGCGGGTCGCCGCCGTACTCCGAGTATTCGTCGTTGCCGACGAACATCGCGATGAGTCGCTCGCGCATGTTGGCGATCACATAGCCCAGCACCACGATCAAAATGATTCCGCCGCGCAACAGCGGTGTGGCGGGGTGCAGCCGATGCCACTCGCCGTCGGCGAGCGTGTCGTTCGCCAGAGACTGCGCAACGGCGGCAACGGCAGATTCCGGATGCTGCGGGACAGCGCTTTGCTCGTCGCTCATATGCCGGCCCGGCGGGTCTCGGCCACCTCGACCAGGTGGTCGCGCAGCTTCTCTGCCTCATCGTTCGGGATGCCGGGAATGGACACTCCCGTCGCCGCGGCCGCGGTCACCAACTTCACCTCTGCAAGCCCCAGTCCACGAGCGAGAGGGCCGCGCGTAATATCGACGAGCTGCATGCGACCGTACGGAACGGCGACGATCCGCTGCCACATGATGCCGCGTCGGAAGACCAGATCGTCTGCACGCAGCTGGTAGCCGATGGCCTTGGCCTGGCGCGGAGTGATCACCAGGTCGATAATCGCGACAACAAGGGCCACGCCAAAAGGAATCCACGCCCACGTCTGGCCCGTGAGAGCGAGCACGCAGAACACGGCAAGCAGCACAACGAAGAAGATCACCGTTCCGATGATCTGCACAAGGACGTATTTGGGTGAGACGCGCATCCACTCGCTGATCTCGAGTTGCAGTCGCCCCTCACCGCGCGGTTCGACGAGATTCGATTCGTGAGAGTTGAGCGGTGATTCAGGATTCGGCGGAGTCTGGGTCATCATCCTCATCTTTCGGCAGTCTGCACAGGTGCTCAGCGATCAGGCCCGCTGTGATAAGCAGTGCGGAGCCGAGCGCCATGGCGGCGGTGAGCCACACTGATGCTACCCCGGGCAACACCGTGCGGGTGATCATAAACGTGACGGCCCCGAGCGCGAGCCCGAGAAACAGCGATCCCGACCAGCTGGAGGCACGCGCGAGAGACACGATGCGCATCGCCTGAAACGGATCGACACGGCGCGTGGATGCGCCCGTCACCGCTCGACGAATCGGAATGGAGAAGCCGACGACGATCGCACCGACGACAACAAGGGTGAGAGCAAGGGAGATCGGCGGTACAAACACCGCACTTCCCGATGTCGTGAGCGCCATCTCTGTCAGAAACCCCGCAACGATGCCGATGGCCCAGAGGCTCACAAGCGGAGTAGCCGTCGTGCGCTTCATTCTGTGTCGCTCGCAAGGGTGCGCCGCAGCTCGTCAACCCGCCCGCTGCCGGGCAGCACGGCATCCGGATCTACCTCGAGCCACGGGTCGAGCACAAAGGCGCGCCCTGCCGCGCGAGGGTGCGGCAGCGTGAGATGGGGGTCGTCGCTCTGCACGTTTCCGAATGCGATGATGTCGATGTCGAGCGTGCGGCTGCCCCACCGCTCGGTGCGCACCCGCCCGTGGGCGTCTTCGATGCGTCGTGTCGCCGCAAGGAGCGCCTCCGGGTCGAGCACCGTGCGGGCGAGCACAACTCCGTTGAGATAGGCAGGCGCCGTCTCGTCTTCTCCGTCGAGCGTCACGGCTACCGATTCGATCGGTGTCGAGACAGCGTCCACAAGAATGCCTGTCGTGTGTCGCAGATCGTCAACGGCTGCCGCGAGCGTCGCACGTCTGTCGCCCAGGTTCGCTCCGAGAGCAAGCACCACCGGTGTCGAGCGCAGCGGACGCATGGGGTCACGCACGATCATGCCCGCTCCTTCGACCGTGTGATCGTCACCGAGACGTCGTCGAACGGCACGCTGATGGGCGCCTGGGGCTTGTGCAGCGTGACGCGCACCCTCTGCACGGCAGCAACCTCGAGCGCTGTTCGGGCGACACGCTCGGCCACTGTCTCGATGAGGTCCACGGGCGATGACGCCACCGCGGCGGCAACGGCTTCGGCAAGCTCCCCGTAATGCACAGTGCGCGAGAGATCGTCGCGTGCACCGGCGTCGCTGAGGTCGGAGAACACCGTCACGTCGACAATAAACTCTTGCCCGTTTTCGCGCTCGAAATCGAACACGCCGTGATTGGCGTGCACACGGATGCCCGTGATCGTAATGGCATCGAGATCACTGTCGTTCACGAGTACCACTCTGCCACGACACGTGCCGTCACTCGACCCCTCGAGCAGCGAGAGCCTCGGCCGTGTCGTCGGCGTGCCGCAGGGACTGCACGAGCAGCGG
The Paramicrobacterium chengjingii DNA segment above includes these coding regions:
- a CDS encoding helix-turn-helix domain-containing protein codes for the protein MAPREPDDEPSGIHCRLDELLAERGMTLTQLSEGVGVSIVNLSVLKNDRAKAIRFSTLVAICDALQCSPGDILVRA
- a CDS encoding ZIP family metal transporter, whose product is MDWALALFSGFVSGLALVIGAAVAWFVRVPKRVVATVMAFGSGVLISALSFDLIAEAAASGGFWPTMFGFLAGAVVYVGINLLLDARGARNRKGTADSKGSGTGIVVGALLDGIPETAVLGLSLVGGGQLSIPILAAIVISNFPEGLSATADLKLERRSAVYVFGLWGITTVACALSAFGGFALLQGAPVELTASVSAVAAGAILAMICDTMIPEAFDDAKSFTGLVAVVGFFSAFGIHQLG
- the cls gene encoding cardiolipin synthase; the protein is MIDEPIFEIFGISIGLWAIVLFTIDLAVRVFAVIYVPRNRLPTAGMAWLLAIFFIPFLGILLFLLIGNPKLPRQRRKRQDDINSYIATVVAELPHDESLAAQPDWLPSLAYLNQNLGGFPMLGGNSAELDHGYASSLQSMIDDIEAATSWVHVEFYILCQDDTTRPFFDALERAVKRGVPVRVLFDHVASFRTPGYHAMTRRLTEMGADWHRMLPLDPLKWKWQRPDLRNHRKLLVVDGSIGWIGSQNIIDRSYNKRKNIERGLKWQELQARVRGPVVGAINAIFLTDWYSETDDLLTDGNDPRGEGDVTQDERPGGLACQVVPSGPGFEGENNLRLFLGLLWAAQKRIVITSPYFVPDESLLFAVTTAVQRGVPVDLFVSEIGDQALVYHAQRSYYEALLRAGVRIFLYPKPYILHAKHFTIDDEVAVLGSSNMDMRSFGLNLEISLLVRGETFVKDMRAIEDHYRRRSRELTLDEWMKQPLRSTVLDNLARLSSALQ
- the lysS gene encoding lysine--tRNA ligase, with amino-acid sequence MTEHRTVETPDEPTADEISQQKQVRLEKRERLIAEASDPGKGAYPVSVPVTHTIPDVRANWGDIETDTATGVTVGVAGRIVHVRNTGKLCFASLQSGDGTRLQAMVSLASVGEESLAEWKVLVDLGDHVFVSGEVISSRRGELSIMVESWQIASKAVLPLPNLHNELNEETRVRSRYLDLIVREQARKNVVMRAQAVASLRRTFDDDGFIEIETPMLQVMHGGASARPFVTHSNAFDTELFLRIAPELYLKRAVVGGIDHVFEINRNFRNEGADSTHSPEFAMLEAYQAYGDYNSIADLTQKLIQNSAMDVAGSHVVTWADGVEYDLGGDWDRISMFESLSDAAGRTITPETPLAELKQLADASGLEVPHPIHGKYVEELWEHFVKGGLERPTFVMDFPVDTSPLVRHHRSIPGVVEKWDLYVRGFELATGYSELVDPVIQRERFVEQAKLAAGGDLEAMQLDEEFLRALEFGMPPSGGMGMGIDRLLMALTGLGIRETILFPLVK
- a CDS encoding Rossmann-like and DUF2520 domain-containing protein, whose amino-acid sequence is MSDQRAGRLGVGVIGAGHVGPVLASALAGAGHALVGISAVSEASRDRAETMLPGVPVLEIPEIVERSELVLIAIPDAELPALVSGLAATGTWRPGQIVVHTAPDSGVGVLEPAQRAGSIPLAIHPAMSFTGTSLDLTRLAETFFAVTGPSPVLPIGQALVVEMGGEPVVIAEDDRAAYAEAIETARVFSRSIVEQASGILQGIGVEHPGAYLSSLVRSAVEDALSAER
- a CDS encoding PH domain-containing protein, yielding MSDEQSAVPQHPESAVAAVAQSLANDTLADGEWHRLHPATPLLRGGIILIVVLGYVIANMRERLIAMFVGNDEYSEYGGDPLDWIYRENLVGWALVALAVLLVVLILGFYFSWRMHTFRVTHEAVEVRSGILFRRHRRAALDRIQGINITRAFIPRLVGAAKLQISVAGQGASVELAYLGSARTDGLRRDVLRLASGAKGEVAAPAATQQSAEGFVTDRVNEFLAPELDPDLAEPESVVRIPPMRIVGSVVISDTTVFLILLIIGLVFASIYGTPWVLFSVVPAIIGFFTYYWSRITKSFRYSIAATQHGIRVGFGLLSTSNETIPPGRLHGIEVRQPLLWRPFGWWEIRINTAVQDTPGSNQNQAQQRATLMPVGTIDDVERVLALVLPGISPEESSDLVQRGLLGSGPDDDYITAPRASWIFNPLTWRRVGYALLGDVLITRQGFAHRRLVIVPLARIQSVKITQGPWQRRRGLASGQAHTVAGPVTASVGQLSRDSALGFFSNVNEAATNAANSDTTQRWAAVPE
- a CDS encoding PH domain-containing protein, which codes for MTQTPPNPESPLNSHESNLVEPRGEGRLQLEISEWMRVSPKYVLVQIIGTVIFFVVLLAVFCVLALTGQTWAWIPFGVALVVAIIDLVITPRQAKAIGYQLRADDLVFRRGIMWQRIVAVPYGRMQLVDITRGPLARGLGLAEVKLVTAAAATGVSIPGIPNDEAEKLRDHLVEVAETRRAGI
- a CDS encoding DUF3180 domain-containing protein is translated as MKRTTATPLVSLWAIGIVAGFLTEMALTTSGSAVFVPPISLALTLVVVGAIVVGFSIPIRRAVTGASTRRVDPFQAMRIVSLARASSWSGSLFLGLALGAVTFMITRTVLPGVASVWLTAAMALGSALLITAGLIAEHLCRLPKDEDDDPDSAES
- the folK gene encoding 2-amino-4-hydroxy-6-hydroxymethyldihydropteridine diphosphokinase is translated as MIVRDPMRPLRSTPVVLALGANLGDRRATLAAAVDDLRHTTGILVDAVSTPIESVAVTLDGEDETAPAYLNGVVLARTVLDPEALLAATRRIEDAHGRVRTERWGSRTLDIDIIAFGNVQSDDPHLTLPHPRAAGRAFVLDPWLEVDPDAVLPGSGRVDELRRTLASDTE
- the folB gene encoding dihydroneopterin aldolase, producing MNDSDLDAITITGIRVHANHGVFDFERENGQEFIVDVTVFSDLSDAGARDDLSRTVHYGELAEAVAAAVASSPVDLIETVAERVARTALEVAAVQRVRVTLHKPQAPISVPFDDVSVTITRSKERA